From Danio rerio strain Tuebingen ecotype United States chromosome 7, GRCz12tu, whole genome shotgun sequence, the proteins below share one genomic window:
- the si:dkey-88n24.6 gene encoding uncharacterized protein LOC555551 isoform 2 precursor (isoform 2 precursor is encoded by transcript variant 2) produces the protein MAQSLYFPLHLIALCSISECVQRQYHFINENKNWTEAQRYCREKYTDLATVDNMNDLIQLKKSANNEGVQNIWIGLQRTGVYKWYWSSGDPALFLNWASGEPAGSEECAVMRNGQWIVWLCSNVSFFICNNNKLIVIQQNLSWSEALRYCRQNHVDLVSVQSVEMQRRVMNVVKLASTEAVWLGLHHYCSMNMWLWVSGDMVCYQNWAPGNGSTPENCKLENRKGAVQSGGNQTWISLPESHRLNFICTNY, from the exons ATGGCTCAATCTCTATATTTCCCTCTTCACCTCATTG CTCTCTGCTCCATATCTGAATGTGTTCAGCGTCAGTATCACTTTATAAATGAGAACAAGAACTGGACTGAAGCTCAGAGATACTGCAGAGAGAAATACACAGATCTGGCCACTGTTGACAACATGAACGACTTAATCCAGCTGAAGAAGAGTGCGAATAATGAAGGGGTTCAGAATATTTGGATTGGTCTTCAGAGGACGGGTGTTTATAAATGGTATTGGTCTTCAGGTGATCCTGCGCTCTTTCTGAACTGGGCATCTGGAGAACCAGCCGGCAGTGAAGAGTGTGCTGTTATGAGAAATGGACAGTGGATTGTTTGGCTATGTAGTAATGTCTCATtcttcatctgcaacaaca ATAAACTGATTGTGATCCAGCAGAATCTGTCGTGGTCTGAAGCTCTGAGATACTGCAGACAGAATCATGTGGATCTGGTCTCGGTTCAGTCAGTGGAGATGCAGCGTCGTGTGATGAATGTGGTTAAACTGGCGTCTACTGAGGCGGTGTGGTTGGGTTTACACCACTACTGCAGCATGAACATGTGGCTCTGGGTGAGTGGAGACATGGTGTGCTATCAGAACTGGGCTCCAGGGAACGGCAGCACACCGGAAAACTGCAAACTGGAGAACAGAAAAGGAGCAGTTCAGTCTGGAGGAAATCAGACCTGGATCAGCCTTCCTGAATCTCACAGACTCAACTTCATCTGCACTAACTACTGA
- the si:dkey-88n24.6 gene encoding uncharacterized protein LOC555551 isoform 1 precursor (isoform 1 precursor is encoded by transcript variant 1): protein MAQSLYFPLHLIALCSISECVQRQYHFINENKNWTEAQRYCREKYTDLATVDNMNDLIQLKKSANNEGVQNIWIGLQRTGVYKWYWSSGDPALFLNWASGEPAGSEECAVMRNGQWIVWLCSNVSFFICNNTSTGLVFVNQSMTWREAQSYCRQNHIDLVSVRNQNENQQLEKFINDRNSSGSAVWIGLFRDTWQWLDQSNSSFRYWYPGEPNNYGGHEDCAVIGKNTQRGWADVPCDSRQIPFVCHEDKLIVIQQNLSWSEALRYCRQNHVDLVSVQSVEMQRRVMNVVKLASTEAVWLGLHHYCSMNMWLWVSGDMVCYQNWAPGNGSTPENCKLENRKGAVQSGGNQTWISLPESHRLNFICTNY, encoded by the exons ATGGCTCAATCTCTATATTTCCCTCTTCACCTCATTG CTCTCTGCTCCATATCTGAATGTGTTCAGCGTCAGTATCACTTTATAAATGAGAACAAGAACTGGACTGAAGCTCAGAGATACTGCAGAGAGAAATACACAGATCTGGCCACTGTTGACAACATGAACGACTTAATCCAGCTGAAGAAGAGTGCGAATAATGAAGGGGTTCAGAATATTTGGATTGGTCTTCAGAGGACGGGTGTTTATAAATGGTATTGGTCTTCAGGTGATCCTGCGCTCTTTCTGAACTGGGCATCTGGAGAACCAGCCGGCAGTGAAGAGTGTGCTGTTATGAGAAATGGACAGTGGATTGTTTGGCTATGTAGTAATGTCTCATtcttcatctgcaacaaca cAAGCACAGGACTGGTGTTTGTCAATCAGTCGATGACCTGGAGAGAAGCTCAGAGTTACTGCAGACAGAATCACATTGATCTGGTCAGTGTGAGGAACCAGAATGAGAATCAACAGCTGGAGAAGTTCATTAATGACAGAAACTCATCTGGATCTGCAGTCTGGATCGGTCTGTTCAGAGACACATGGCAGTGGTTAGATCAGAGCAACTCCTCATTCAGATACTGGTATCCTGGTGAACCAAATAATTATGGAGGTCATGAAGACTGTGCAGTGATTGGAAAGAATACACAGAGAGGATGGGCAGATGTCCCTTGTGATAGTCGCCAAATTCCTTTTGTGTGTCATGAAG ATAAACTGATTGTGATCCAGCAGAATCTGTCGTGGTCTGAAGCTCTGAGATACTGCAGACAGAATCATGTGGATCTGGTCTCGGTTCAGTCAGTGGAGATGCAGCGTCGTGTGATGAATGTGGTTAAACTGGCGTCTACTGAGGCGGTGTGGTTGGGTTTACACCACTACTGCAGCATGAACATGTGGCTCTGGGTGAGTGGAGACATGGTGTGCTATCAGAACTGGGCTCCAGGGAACGGCAGCACACCGGAAAACTGCAAACTGGAGAACAGAAAAGGAGCAGTTCAGTCTGGAGGAAATCAGACCTGGATCAGCCTTCCTGAATCTCACAGACTCAACTTCATCTGCACTAACTACTGA
- the si:dkey-88n24.5 gene encoding uncharacterized protein isoform X2: MDSSPHLCLTVRCLEENISAGLPEVISPTRSSTASTCTDTVSLSSTDHEDPERTMQNQLTRTNSCLIVDGKGQNRLFKMHWESNLVVMKYLTNTRSQKLKGHSTRRQLVNIVVSHMKEIHGRIPTCKQRETYALGIISLFPSLRDPFSAKGYIIQDFSLLFNAETSNKLLERWETAFKHRIINEAKSLTSTARLHCLINSAEGQESENDWDNDVICPTPSASPTSFREKEDLRSVQQRPLKDLCISISLAPALKTISVRGRATSHVA; the protein is encoded by the exons ATGGACAGCAGTCCACATTTATGCTTGACTGTTAGATGTTTGGAAGAAAATATTTCTGCTGGCCTGCCTGAGg TGATTTCACCCACAAGATCATCAACAGCCAGCACATGTACTGATACAGTTTCACTCTCTTCAACGGATCATGAAGACCCAGAGCGAACAATGCAGAATCAATTGACAAGGACTAACAGCTGCTTGATAGTAGATGGTAAAGGGCAAAACAG ATTGTTCAAGATGCATTGGGAAAGCAATCTGGTGGTGATGAAGTACTTGACGAATACAAGGTCACAAAAACTTAAGGGCCACAGCACTAGACGGCAGCTGGTTAATATTGTCGTCAGTCACATGAAAGAGATTCATGG GAGAATCCCCACGTGCAAGCAACGGGAGACTTATGCTTTGGGcattatttctctttttcccagcCTGAGAGACCCGTTTTCCGCAAAAGGCTAT ATTATTCAAGACTTTAGTCTCCTGTTCAATGCTGAAACATCCAACAAGTTGCTTGAGAGGTGGGAGACCGCATTTAAGCACAGGATCATCAATGAGGCGAaatctctgacttcaactgccaGACTTCATTGTCTTATTAATTCAGCAGAAGGACAAGAATCTGAAAATG ACTGGGATAATGATGTCATCTGTCCTACTCCTTCTGCATCTCCTACCTCCTTCAGAGAGAAAGAAGACTTAAGATCAGTTCAACAGAGGCCTTTGAAAGACTTGTGCATTTCCATAAG TCTTGCACCAGCATTGAAGACCATCTCAGTGAGAGGAAGGGCCACCAGCCATGTCGCCTAA
- the si:dkey-88n24.7 gene encoding uncharacterized protein LOC555676 isoform 2 precursor (isoform 2 precursor is encoded by transcript variant 2) encodes MAQTLYFPLLLIALCSISECVQRQYHFINEGKNWTEAQRYCRENYTDLATVDNMNDLIQLMKSVNDGRVWIGLQRMSNWHWSSGDPVLFLNWASGQPASISDCTVMYNGQWINEACSNTHFFICFQNKLIVIQQNLSWSEALRYCRQNHVDLVSVQSVEMQRRVMNVVKLASTEAVWLGLHNFCSINTWLWVNGDMVCYQNWAPGNGSTPENCKLENRKGAVQSGGDQTWISLPESHRLNFICTNY; translated from the exons ATGGCTCAGACTCTATATTTCCCTCTTCTCCTCATTG CTCTCTGCTCCATATCTGAATGTGTTCAGCGTCAGTATCACTTTATCAATGAGGGGAAGAACTGGACTGAAGCTCAGAGATACTGCAGAGAGAATTACACAGATCTGGCCACTGTTGACAACATGAACGACTTGATCCAGCTGATGAAGAGTGTGAATGATGGACGTGTCTGGATTGGTCTTCAGAGGATGAGTAATTGGCATTGGTCTTCAGGTGATCCTGTGCTCTTTCTGAACTGGGCATCTGGACAACCAGCCAGCATTAGTGACTGTACTGTTATGTATAATGGACAGTGGATTAATGAGGCATGTAGTAACACCCATTTCTTCATCTGCTTCCAAA ATAAACTGATTGTGATCCAGCAGAATCTGTCGTGGTCTGAAGCTTTGAGATACTGCAGACAGAATCATGTGGATCTGGTCTCGGTTCAGTCAGTGGAGATGCAGCGTCGTGTGATGAACGTGGTTAAACTGGCGTCTACTGAGGCGGTGTGGTTGGGTTTACACAACTTCTGCAGCATAAACACGTGGCTCTGGGTGAATGGAGACATGGTGTGCTATCAGAACTGGGCTCCAGGGAACGGCAGCACACCGGAAAACTGCAAACTGGAGAACAGAAAAGGAGCAGTTCAGTCTGGAGGAGATCAGACCTGGATCAGCCTTCCTGAATCTCACAGACTCAACTTCATCTGCACTAACTACTGA
- the si:dkey-88n24.5 gene encoding uncharacterized protein isoform X1: MLVKVKSKFGLSTTADPQVFNDTDPNVEEEIFHELMDSSPHLCLTVRCLEENISAGLPEVISPTRSSTASTCTDTVSLSSTDHEDPERTMQNQLTRTNSCLIVDGKGQNRLFKMHWESNLVVMKYLTNTRSQKLKGHSTRRQLVNIVVSHMKEIHGRIPTCKQRETYALGIISLFPSLRDPFSAKGYIIQDFSLLFNAETSNKLLERWETAFKHRIINEAKSLTSTARLHCLINSAEGQESENDWDNDVICPTPSASPTSFREKEDLRSVQQRPLKDLCISISLAPALKTISVRGRATSHVA; this comes from the exons ATGTTGGTGAAAG tgaaaagcAAATTTGGATTATCAACAACTGCAGATCCTCAAGTTTTCAATGACACGGACCCTAATGTAGAAGAGGAGATCTTCCACGAGTTAATGGACAGCAGTCCACATTTATGCTTGACTGTTAGATGTTTGGAAGAAAATATTTCTGCTGGCCTGCCTGAGg TGATTTCACCCACAAGATCATCAACAGCCAGCACATGTACTGATACAGTTTCACTCTCTTCAACGGATCATGAAGACCCAGAGCGAACAATGCAGAATCAATTGACAAGGACTAACAGCTGCTTGATAGTAGATGGTAAAGGGCAAAACAG ATTGTTCAAGATGCATTGGGAAAGCAATCTGGTGGTGATGAAGTACTTGACGAATACAAGGTCACAAAAACTTAAGGGCCACAGCACTAGACGGCAGCTGGTTAATATTGTCGTCAGTCACATGAAAGAGATTCATGG GAGAATCCCCACGTGCAAGCAACGGGAGACTTATGCTTTGGGcattatttctctttttcccagcCTGAGAGACCCGTTTTCCGCAAAAGGCTAT ATTATTCAAGACTTTAGTCTCCTGTTCAATGCTGAAACATCCAACAAGTTGCTTGAGAGGTGGGAGACCGCATTTAAGCACAGGATCATCAATGAGGCGAaatctctgacttcaactgccaGACTTCATTGTCTTATTAATTCAGCAGAAGGACAAGAATCTGAAAATG ACTGGGATAATGATGTCATCTGTCCTACTCCTTCTGCATCTCCTACCTCCTTCAGAGAGAAAGAAGACTTAAGATCAGTTCAACAGAGGCCTTTGAAAGACTTGTGCATTTCCATAAG TCTTGCACCAGCATTGAAGACCATCTCAGTGAGAGGAAGGGCCACCAGCCATGTCGCCTAA
- the si:dkey-88n24.5 gene encoding uncharacterized protein LOC572610, whose translation MDSSPHLCLTVRCLEENISAGLPEVISPTRSSTASTCTDTVSLSSTDHEDPERTMQNQLTRTNSCLIVDGKGQNRLFKMHWESNLVVMKYLTNTRSQKLKGHSTRRQLVNIVVSHMKEIHGRIPTCKQRETYALGIISLFPSLRDPFSAKGYIIQDFSLLFNAETSNKLLERWETAFKHRIINEAKSLTSTARLHCLINSAEGQESENEKEDLRSVQQRPLKDLCISISLAPALKTISVRGRATSHVA comes from the exons ATGGACAGCAGTCCACATTTATGCTTGACTGTTAGATGTTTGGAAGAAAATATTTCTGCTGGCCTGCCTGAGg TGATTTCACCCACAAGATCATCAACAGCCAGCACATGTACTGATACAGTTTCACTCTCTTCAACGGATCATGAAGACCCAGAGCGAACAATGCAGAATCAATTGACAAGGACTAACAGCTGCTTGATAGTAGATGGTAAAGGGCAAAACAG ATTGTTCAAGATGCATTGGGAAAGCAATCTGGTGGTGATGAAGTACTTGACGAATACAAGGTCACAAAAACTTAAGGGCCACAGCACTAGACGGCAGCTGGTTAATATTGTCGTCAGTCACATGAAAGAGATTCATGG GAGAATCCCCACGTGCAAGCAACGGGAGACTTATGCTTTGGGcattatttctctttttcccagcCTGAGAGACCCGTTTTCCGCAAAAGGCTAT ATTATTCAAGACTTTAGTCTCCTGTTCAATGCTGAAACATCCAACAAGTTGCTTGAGAGGTGGGAGACCGCATTTAAGCACAGGATCATCAATGAGGCGAaatctctgacttcaactgccaGACTTCATTGTCTTATTAATTCAGCAGAAGGACAAGAATCTGAAAATG AGAAAGAAGACTTAAGATCAGTTCAACAGAGGCCTTTGAAAGACTTGTGCATTTCCATAAG TCTTGCACCAGCATTGAAGACCATCTCAGTGAGAGGAAGGGCCACCAGCCATGTCGCCTAA
- the si:dkey-88n24.7 gene encoding uncharacterized protein LOC555676 isoform 1 precursor (isoform 1 precursor is encoded by transcript variant 1): protein MAQTLYFPLLLIALCSISECVQRQYHFINEGKNWTEAQRYCRENYTDLATVDNMNDLIQLMKSVNDGRVWIGLQRMSNWHWSSGDPVLFLNWASGQPASISDCTVMYNGQWINEACSNTHFFICFQMSGGLVFVNQLMNWRAAQSYCRQNHIDLVSVRNQNENQQLEKFINDRNSSGSAVWIGLFRDTWQWSDQSNSSFRYWSTGEPNNVGGNEDCAMISQYPQGLWNDIPCHFQFPFVCHQDFFVLHKDKLIVIQQNLSWSEALRYCRQNHVDLVSVQSVEMQRRVMNVVKLASTEAVWLGLHNFCSINTWLWVNGDMVCYQNWAPGNGSTPENCKLENRKGAVQSGGDQTWISLPESHRLNFICTNY, encoded by the exons ATGGCTCAGACTCTATATTTCCCTCTTCTCCTCATTG CTCTCTGCTCCATATCTGAATGTGTTCAGCGTCAGTATCACTTTATCAATGAGGGGAAGAACTGGACTGAAGCTCAGAGATACTGCAGAGAGAATTACACAGATCTGGCCACTGTTGACAACATGAACGACTTGATCCAGCTGATGAAGAGTGTGAATGATGGACGTGTCTGGATTGGTCTTCAGAGGATGAGTAATTGGCATTGGTCTTCAGGTGATCCTGTGCTCTTTCTGAACTGGGCATCTGGACAACCAGCCAGCATTAGTGACTGTACTGTTATGTATAATGGACAGTGGATTAATGAGGCATGTAGTAACACCCATTTCTTCATCTGCTTCCAAA TGAGCGGAGGACTGGTGTTTGTTAATCAGCTGATGAACTGGAGAGCTGCTCAGAGTTACTGCAGACAGAATCACATTGATCTGGTCAGTGTGAGGAACCAGAATGAGAATCAACAGCTGGAGAAGTTCATTAATGACAGAAACTCATCTGGATCTGCAGTCTGGATCGGTCTGTTCAGAGACACATGGCAGTGGTCGGATCAGAGCAACTCCTCATTCAGATACTGGAGTACTGGTGAACCAAATAATGTTGGAGGGAATGAAGACTGTGCAATGATCAGTCAGTATCCTCAGGGACTATGGAATGACATCCCTTGTCACTTTCAGTTTCCTTTTGTGTGTCATCAGGATTTTTTTGTGCTTCATAAAG ATAAACTGATTGTGATCCAGCAGAATCTGTCGTGGTCTGAAGCTTTGAGATACTGCAGACAGAATCATGTGGATCTGGTCTCGGTTCAGTCAGTGGAGATGCAGCGTCGTGTGATGAACGTGGTTAAACTGGCGTCTACTGAGGCGGTGTGGTTGGGTTTACACAACTTCTGCAGCATAAACACGTGGCTCTGGGTGAATGGAGACATGGTGTGCTATCAGAACTGGGCTCCAGGGAACGGCAGCACACCGGAAAACTGCAAACTGGAGAACAGAAAAGGAGCAGTTCAGTCTGGAGGAGATCAGACCTGGATCAGCCTTCCTGAATCTCACAGACTCAACTTCATCTGCACTAACTACTGA